From Nicotiana tabacum cultivar K326 chromosome 22, ASM71507v2, whole genome shotgun sequence, one genomic window encodes:
- the LOC107824966 gene encoding F-box/kelch-repeat protein At3g23880-like, which yields MSDRSRIPSLPDDIVNSILIKLPVTSLLRFKCICKSWRFSISNPNFIKLHLHESSANISRQKLFFVSFRNIFRSNAKFQFHEALLGVDSKVLLVNPPFPEFCHSLFSDFEVHSCNGLVLMKTEINMILWNPAIRKYKLLPKPDDKLLPWYDDALFDFAYDLVADDYKVVCVKLRKYQRDMIAGIFSINNHSWKRIDNIPIPRGFQLFYQDLVSLNGTINIMAASNIGNYKQDSEYLVISLYLANEKFAITPVPGKHKYKLKLRAFANRICISWMVGGKISIWALKEDGKTGLTWNNIMNIPTLGSLIGKPTWGDFIFLKANGNILYKMVDNDGYYLIEYNVRKDEATEYCLDELPMKGIRGVSLLHVESLVSSAILWD from the coding sequence ATGAGTGACCGCTCAAGAATTCCCAGTTTGCCTGACGATATCGTCAACTCCATCCTCATAAAGCTACCTGTCACATCTCTTTTACGGTTCAAATGTATATGCAAATCATGGCGTTTCTCCATCAGTAACCCTAACTTCATCAAGTTGCATTTACATGAATCGTCTGCCAATATAAGTCGTCAAAaacttttctttgtttcttttagaAATATCTTCAGGTCAAATGCTAAATTCCAATTTCATGAAGCATTACTTGGTGTTGATTCCAAAGTTTTGTTGGTGAACCCGCCCTTCCCAGAATTCTGCCATAGTCTTTTTTCTGATTTTGAGGTGCATTCATGCAATGGTTTGGTACTTATGAAAACTGAGATCAATATGATCTTATGGAATCCTGCAATTCGAAAATACAAATTGTTACCCAAGCCTGATGATAAGTTGCTACCGTGGTATGACGACGCACTATTTGATTTTGCCTATGATTTAGTGGCTGATGATTACAAGGTAGTATGtgtaaaattaagaaaatatcaGCGTGACATGATTGCTGGAATATTCTCAATTAATAACCACTCTTGGAAAAGGATTGATAATATTCCTATTCCCCGTGGTTTTCAGTTGTTCTACCAAGATCTTGTTTCATTAAATGGTACAATTAACATTATGGCCGCTTCAAACATAGGAAATTACAAGCAAGATTCTGAATACTTGGTCATATCCTTATACTTAGCAAATGAAAAATTCGCTATAACGCCAGTTCCAGGTAAGCATAAGTATAAACTGAAATTACGTGCTTTTGCTAATCGTATTTGCATTTCCTGGATGGTCGGAGGGAAAATTTCAATTTGGGCATTAAAGGAAGATGGGAAAACTGGCTTGACATggaataacatcatgaacattcCAACTTTGGGATCATTGATTGGAAAGCCCACGTGGGGTGACTTCATATTTCTCAAGGCGAACGGGAATATACTATACAAAATGGTTGATAATGATGGTTATTATTTGATCGAGTACAATGTGCGGAAAGATGAAGCCACAGAGTATTGCCTGGACGAACTTCCGATGAAAGGAATTCGCGGAGTTTCACTTTTGCACGTCGAAAGTTTAGTTTCCTCGGCAATTCTTTGGGACTAG
- the LOC107824967 gene encoding NADH dehydrogenase [ubiquinone] 1 alpha subcomplex subunit 6-like, giving the protein MAHMLRNLRVPPNSASLEEARTRTFEFFRMCCRSIPQIMEIYNLDDVVSPSQLRSAAAAHVRKNASVTDPRVIDMLLFKGMEELKNIVDHSKQRHHIIGQYVVGNQGLVQDLAPNDQGLSSFLKNFYSSNYS; this is encoded by the exons ATGGCCCATATGCTGAGGAATTTGAGGGTGCCACCAAACTCAGCCAGTTTGGAAGAAGCTCGCACTCGGACTTTTGAATTCTTCAGGATGTGTTGCAGATCGATCCCTCAAATCATGGAAATTTACAACTTGGACGACGTCGTTTCACCCTCCCAACTTCGTTCTGCCGCCGCCGCCCACGTTCGCAAGAACGCCAGTGTCACTGACCCTAGG GTAATTGACATGCTGCTGTTCAAGGGCATGGAAGAGTTGAAGAACATCGTGGACCATTCAAAACAGAGGCATCATATTATTGGCCAATATGTCGTTGGTAACCAAGGTCTTGTGCAGGACCTTGCACCCAATGATCAGGGTCTCTCTAGTTTCCTGAAAAATTTCTACAGCAGCAACTACTCCTAG